From the Gemmatimonadota bacterium genome, one window contains:
- a CDS encoding Hsp70 family protein — protein MGKVIGIDLGTTNSVVAVMEGGEPVVIP, from the coding sequence ATGGGCAAAGTCATCGGGATCGACCTCGGAACCACGAACTCGGTGGTCGCCGTCATGGAGGGTGGTGAGCCCGTCGTGATCCCCA